A window of Microcystis aeruginosa FD4 contains these coding sequences:
- the glmS gene encoding glutamine--fructose-6-phosphate transaminase (isomerizing), protein MCGIVGYIGTQTAIDILLAGLERLEYRGYDSAGIATILEGELHRVRAQGKLYNLREKLEQEVNPSQIGIGHTRWATHGKPVESNAHPHTDNNQRVAVVQNGIVENFQVLRTELKEKGCIFDSETDTEVIPHLIASYLPKPTDEEYLGVSPFLKAVLRAIERLEGAFALGVISPDYPDELIVVRQHAPLIIGFGQGEFFCASDVSALVPHTRAVLSLDNGEIARLTPLGVEIYNFEGKRVRKSPRVLDWSPTTVEKQGYRHFMLKEIYEQPGVVRDCLGTYLQPDWKAQNEYNVNPININFSEEIYENLEHIQILACGTSWHSSLVGKYLIEQLAGIPTRVQYASEFRYAPTPLMPNTLTIGVTQSGETADTLAALETEKQRRLGLEKKYQARIIGITNRPESTLAQMVDQIINTQAGIEIGVAATKSFTAQLLGFYLLALDLSYRRQTLSLERIEEIINQMRSLPRSIETVLETQEKAIEELAHEFNDTQDFIFLGRGINFPIALEGALKLKEISYIHAEGYPAGEMKHGPIALLDAKVPVVAIAMPGIVYDKVLSNAQEAKARDARLLGVVADSDTEAPKVFNDVLCVPEIEELLSPILTVVPLQLLSYHIAARRGLDVDQPRNLAKSVTVE, encoded by the coding sequence ATGTGCGGAATTGTTGGCTATATCGGAACCCAAACAGCGATCGATATTCTCCTAGCTGGATTGGAACGTTTAGAATATCGGGGTTATGATTCGGCAGGGATTGCCACAATTCTCGAAGGTGAATTACATCGAGTCCGCGCCCAGGGAAAACTCTACAATCTGCGGGAAAAATTAGAACAGGAAGTTAATCCCTCCCAAATTGGCATCGGTCACACCCGTTGGGCAACCCACGGCAAACCCGTAGAAAGTAATGCCCATCCCCACACCGATAATAATCAACGGGTGGCAGTGGTACAGAATGGGATTGTCGAAAATTTTCAGGTATTAAGAACAGAATTAAAGGAGAAAGGCTGTATATTTGACTCGGAAACCGACACAGAAGTTATTCCCCATCTAATCGCCAGTTATCTACCCAAGCCTACCGATGAAGAATACTTGGGGGTGAGTCCTTTCCTCAAGGCAGTTTTAAGGGCAATTGAACGTTTAGAGGGAGCCTTTGCCCTAGGGGTGATTAGTCCCGATTATCCCGATGAATTGATTGTCGTGCGGCAACACGCTCCTTTAATCATCGGTTTCGGTCAAGGGGAGTTTTTCTGTGCCTCCGATGTGAGTGCTTTGGTTCCCCATACCCGGGCGGTGCTGTCCCTGGATAATGGCGAAATCGCTCGGTTAACACCCTTGGGAGTAGAAATCTATAATTTTGAAGGGAAAAGAGTCCGTAAAAGCCCCAGAGTCCTCGATTGGAGTCCGACAACCGTAGAAAAACAGGGTTATCGTCACTTCATGCTCAAGGAAATCTACGAACAACCCGGAGTGGTGCGCGACTGTTTAGGGACCTATCTACAACCCGATTGGAAAGCACAAAATGAGTATAATGTCAACCCGATAAATATTAATTTTTCTGAAGAAATTTACGAAAATTTAGAACATATTCAGATTTTAGCCTGTGGAACCAGTTGGCACTCTAGTTTAGTCGGTAAATACTTGATCGAGCAGTTGGCAGGTATTCCCACAAGGGTACAGTACGCCTCGGAATTTCGTTATGCACCCACGCCACTGATGCCCAATACTTTAACTATCGGGGTGACGCAATCGGGGGAAACAGCCGACACTTTAGCGGCGTTGGAAACGGAAAAACAGCGTCGTTTAGGATTAGAAAAAAAATATCAGGCCCGGATTATCGGGATTACTAATCGCCCCGAAAGTACCCTAGCACAAATGGTCGATCAGATTATTAATACCCAGGCGGGGATCGAAATCGGGGTGGCGGCAACTAAGAGTTTTACAGCACAGTTATTGGGTTTTTATCTCTTAGCTTTGGATTTATCCTATCGTCGTCAAACTTTGTCCTTAGAGAGAATCGAGGAAATTATTAATCAAATGAGATCGCTGCCAAGATCGATCGAAACTGTCCTAGAAACACAGGAAAAAGCGATCGAAGAATTGGCCCATGAATTTAATGACACCCAAGACTTTATTTTCTTGGGACGGGGGATTAATTTCCCCATTGCCTTAGAAGGGGCTTTAAAACTCAAAGAAATCAGTTATATTCATGCGGAAGGCTATCCAGCTGGAGAAATGAAACACGGACCGATTGCGCTTTTAGATGCAAAAGTTCCCGTAGTAGCGATTGCGATGCCGGGGATAGTTTATGATAAGGTTCTCTCCAATGCACAGGAAGCAAAAGCAAGGGATGCACGGTTATTGGGAGTAGTTGCTGATAGTGATACGGAAGCGCCGAAAGTCTTTAATGATGTCTTATGTGTGCCGGAAATTGAGGAATTATTATCGCCAATTTTAACAGTAGTTCCCCTACAATTGCTCTCCTATCATATCGCAGCCCGTCGCGGTTTAGACGTGGATCAGCCGCGCAATTTAGCCAAAAGTGTCACGGTGGAGTAA
- a CDS encoding adenylate kinase, translating into MSKRIGVIFLGPPGSGKGTQAAKLAESLTIPHISTGEILRQAITEKTELGQQAQAYVEKGELVPDELLLGLIQERLKQPDSAKGWILDGFPRTVAQASFLDALLEELADSYTYVVNLAVPDTVLIERLMQRGRQDDTQETIARRLQVYIDQTAPVLDYYGQKGTLNQIDGNQSMDAVTAALTAVVTPG; encoded by the coding sequence ATGAGCAAACGGATCGGTGTGATATTTTTGGGACCGCCCGGATCGGGAAAAGGGACCCAAGCGGCAAAATTAGCGGAATCTCTGACGATTCCCCATATTTCTACCGGTGAAATTTTACGTCAAGCAATTACAGAGAAGACAGAACTTGGTCAGCAAGCACAAGCTTATGTGGAAAAGGGCGAATTAGTCCCCGATGAGTTGTTATTAGGTTTAATTCAGGAACGTTTAAAACAGCCTGACAGTGCTAAGGGTTGGATTCTTGATGGTTTTCCCCGCACGGTGGCACAGGCGAGCTTTTTAGACGCATTACTGGAAGAATTGGCTGATAGTTACACTTATGTGGTTAATTTGGCTGTACCGGATACGGTCTTGATTGAGCGTCTCATGCAACGGGGTCGTCAAGATGATACTCAAGAAACGATCGCCCGTCGCCTACAGGTTTATATCGACCAAACTGCCCCCGTTTTAGATTATTACGGTCAAAAAGGGACTCTTAACCAGATCGACGGTAATCAATCGATGGACGCGGTTACTGCCGCTTTAACAGCAGTTGTCACTCCTGGGTAA
- the secY gene encoding preprotein translocase subunit SecY: MVVSRDKAPTAQETFMQMAQAAGLRGRLLITLGLLILLRFGMFVPIPGLDRARLAEIIQGNAALGILDLFTGGGLSTLGIFALGILPYINASIIVQLLTAALPSLEDLQKNEGEAGRRKIAQITRYIAFGWAIIQSIGITLGLLVANGVVAGTLPSIAATVLALVAGSMFVMWISELITERGLGNGASLLIFVNIVAVLPKTLGDTITFAQQGGRQAIAQVVILLLVFLVMIIGIVFVQEGTRRIPIVSARRQVGRRLYRERTSYLPLRLNQGGVMPIIFASAVLVLPFQLVQALPTDNPVGQVLVQLVNALRPDSWGYVAFYSLLILGFSFFYASLIVNPKDMSQNLKKMGASIPGIRPGTATTNYLEGVLNRLTLLGALFLSLVATVPTVVESATGVTTFRGLGATSLLILVGVAIDTAKQIQTYVMSQRYEDMIKR; encoded by the coding sequence ATGGTCGTCAGTCGTGATAAGGCTCCCACGGCACAGGAAACGTTTATGCAAATGGCACAGGCGGCCGGTTTACGCGGTCGCTTGTTGATTACATTGGGTTTACTGATTCTGCTCCGTTTTGGGATGTTTGTACCGATACCCGGTTTGGATCGGGCAAGATTAGCAGAAATTATTCAAGGTAACGCCGCTTTGGGAATCCTTGACCTGTTTACCGGGGGAGGATTATCGACGTTAGGGATTTTTGCACTAGGCATTCTTCCCTATATCAACGCCTCAATTATCGTGCAACTGCTCACCGCTGCCCTTCCTTCTTTGGAAGATTTACAGAAAAATGAAGGAGAAGCAGGACGGCGGAAAATTGCCCAAATTACCCGTTATATTGCCTTTGGTTGGGCAATTATTCAAAGTATCGGTATTACTCTCGGTTTATTAGTCGCTAACGGCGTTGTGGCTGGAACTTTACCCTCGATCGCTGCTACGGTTCTCGCTTTAGTGGCCGGTTCTATGTTCGTGATGTGGATTTCGGAACTGATTACGGAACGCGGTCTGGGAAATGGAGCATCTTTGCTGATTTTTGTGAATATTGTCGCTGTTTTACCGAAAACCCTCGGTGATACGATTACTTTTGCTCAACAGGGTGGCCGACAAGCGATCGCTCAAGTGGTGATTCTCTTGCTGGTTTTCTTGGTGATGATTATTGGCATTGTTTTTGTTCAGGAAGGAACCCGTCGGATTCCGATTGTTTCTGCCCGTCGTCAGGTCGGTCGTCGTCTCTATCGGGAAAGAACCAGTTATCTACCCCTACGACTCAATCAGGGGGGCGTGATGCCGATTATTTTCGCCTCCGCAGTGTTGGTGTTACCTTTCCAATTGGTGCAAGCTTTACCCACGGATAACCCGGTTGGTCAGGTTTTAGTCCAGTTGGTTAATGCCCTGCGTCCCGATAGTTGGGGTTATGTGGCTTTTTATAGCTTACTAATTCTCGGTTTTAGTTTCTTCTACGCTTCCCTGATCGTTAACCCCAAAGATATGTCCCAAAACCTGAAAAAAATGGGGGCCAGTATTCCGGGTATTCGTCCTGGGACCGCTACCACTAATTATCTGGAAGGGGTGCTGAATCGTCTCACCCTTTTGGGCGCTCTGTTTTTAAGTTTGGTGGCTACTGTGCCGACTGTAGTAGAAAGCGCTACCGGTGTCACCACTTTTCGCGGTTTAGGGGCAACTTCCCTGTTAATTCTGGTGGGGGTGGCGATCGATACGGCGAAACAAATTCAAACCTATGTCATGTCTCAACGCTATGAGGACATGATTAAACGGTAG
- the rplO gene encoding 50S ribosomal protein L15 — MKLHEIAPQPGSTKRRRRVGRGVSAGQGASCGLGMRGQKSRSGTGTRPGFEGGQMPLYRRVPKLKHFPLVNPRQYTIVNLKKLASLPANTEVTLESLLEAKILTSNDGPLKVLGDGEITVPLKVKAAAFSNSAKEKITAAQGTWEEI, encoded by the coding sequence ATGAAACTCCACGAAATCGCCCCCCAACCGGGGTCCACTAAACGCCGTCGTCGTGTGGGACGGGGTGTCTCGGCCGGCCAGGGCGCTAGTTGCGGTCTGGGAATGCGCGGACAAAAATCTCGCTCTGGGACGGGGACTCGTCCCGGTTTTGAGGGGGGACAAATGCCCCTCTATCGTCGGGTGCCGAAATTAAAGCATTTTCCTTTGGTTAACCCCCGTCAATACACAATCGTTAATCTGAAAAAATTAGCTTCTTTACCCGCTAATACGGAAGTTACCCTGGAAAGTCTCCTAGAAGCTAAAATTCTCACCAGCAACGACGGCCCTTTAAAAGTTTTGGGTGATGGTGAAATTACCGTTCCCCTCAAGGTTAAGGCCGCCGCTTTTAGCAATAGTGCTAAAGAGAAAATTACCGCCGCTCAAGGTACTTGGGAAGAGATATAA
- the rpsE gene encoding 30S ribosomal protein S5: MAKRRKGNREKEKETTWQERVIQIRRVSKVVKGGKKLSFRAIVVVGNENGQVGVGVGKAGDVIGAVRKGVADGKKQLIEVSLTKASSITHLTRGASGGAQVLMRPAAPGTGVIAGGAVRTVLELAGVKNILAKQLGSDNPLNNARAAVNALETLRTFSEVAKDRGVSVEHLYT, from the coding sequence ATGGCAAAACGTCGCAAAGGCAACCGCGAAAAAGAAAAAGAAACCACTTGGCAAGAGCGGGTCATCCAGATCCGCCGGGTTAGTAAAGTGGTTAAGGGTGGTAAAAAACTCAGCTTCCGGGCTATCGTCGTGGTCGGTAATGAAAACGGCCAGGTGGGAGTGGGAGTCGGCAAAGCAGGGGATGTTATCGGGGCCGTCCGTAAAGGCGTGGCCGATGGCAAAAAACAACTAATTGAAGTCTCCTTAACTAAGGCTAGTTCTATCACTCACCTTACCCGGGGGGCTTCCGGTGGCGCTCAAGTGCTCATGCGTCCGGCTGCTCCGGGGACTGGGGTTATTGCTGGGGGTGCTGTCCGTACCGTTTTGGAATTAGCTGGGGTGAAAAATATCCTCGCTAAACAACTCGGTAGCGATAACCCCCTCAATAACGCTAGAGCCGCCGTTAACGCCCTGGAAACCCTCCGCACTTTCTCGGAAGTGGCCAAGGATCGAGGCGTATCTGTAGAACATCTGTACACTTAA
- the rplR gene encoding 50S ribosomal protein L18: MKLSRKESVRRRHQRVRRKLSGTAERPRLSVFRSNNHIYAQIIDDVAQHTLAAASTLEATLRGELASTATQEASAAVGKLVAQRALERGIEQVVFDRGGNLYHGRVKALAEAARSAGLNF, from the coding sequence ATGAAACTTAGTCGCAAAGAATCAGTCCGTCGTCGTCACCAGCGTGTGCGTCGCAAACTTAGTGGCACTGCTGAACGGCCCCGTTTATCCGTATTTCGTTCTAATAACCACATCTACGCCCAAATTATCGACGACGTAGCCCAACATACCCTCGCGGCCGCTTCTACCCTAGAGGCCACCTTGCGCGGGGAATTAGCATCCACCGCTACCCAAGAAGCCTCAGCTGCCGTGGGTAAACTGGTGGCCCAACGGGCCCTAGAAAGAGGCATTGAACAAGTGGTTTTTGATCGCGGTGGCAATCTCTATCACGGTCGCGTCAAAGCCTTAGCAGAAGCGGCTCGGTCAGCCGGCTTAAACTTCTAA
- the rplF gene encoding 50S ribosomal protein L6 — translation MSRIGKRPIPIPNKVTVDIDGATVTVKGPKGTLQRTLPTAVAINKDGETILVTRQDDSRTARERHGLCRTLVANMVEGVATGFQKRLDIQGVGYRAQAQGSKLVLNVGYSKPVEMEMPDGVSVAVENNTQVIVSGIDKEAVGNIAAKIREVRPPEPYKGKGIRYLGEVVRRKVGKAGGKGGKGGKK, via the coding sequence ATGTCTCGTATTGGCAAACGCCCGATTCCTATTCCCAATAAAGTCACCGTCGATATCGATGGTGCTACCGTGACGGTGAAAGGGCCCAAAGGAACTCTCCAGAGAACCCTACCCACCGCCGTCGCCATCAATAAAGATGGCGAAACCATCCTCGTTACCCGTCAAGACGATTCGCGTACCGCCAGAGAACGCCATGGACTCTGTAGAACCCTAGTGGCCAACATGGTGGAAGGAGTCGCTACGGGCTTTCAAAAACGCCTCGATATCCAAGGGGTAGGCTACCGCGCCCAGGCGCAGGGTAGTAAATTAGTTCTTAATGTTGGTTACAGTAAACCCGTGGAAATGGAGATGCCCGATGGTGTTTCCGTCGCCGTAGAAAACAACACCCAAGTTATCGTCAGTGGCATCGACAAAGAAGCGGTCGGTAACATTGCCGCTAAAATCCGCGAAGTTCGTCCCCCCGAACCTTATAAAGGAAAAGGGATTCGCTATCTTGGTGAAGTCGTCCGTCGCAAAGTTGGTAAAGCTGGCGGTAAAGGCGGTAAAGGAGGTAAAAAATAA
- the rpsH gene encoding 30S ribosomal protein S8, whose product MSANDTISDMLTRIRNACAVRQTTTQIPTTRMTRSIAQVLKDEGFIADFEEVGEGIKSQLVLSLKYKGKNRQPIITTLTRVSKPGLRVYSNSKDLPRVLGGIGIAIVSTSKGIMTDREARKQNVGGEVLCYIW is encoded by the coding sequence ATGTCTGCTAACGATACCATTTCGGATATGCTGACCCGCATCCGTAACGCTTGCGCGGTTCGGCAGACCACTACTCAAATTCCCACCACGCGGATGACGCGCAGTATTGCTCAAGTTCTCAAAGACGAAGGCTTTATTGCTGACTTTGAGGAAGTGGGTGAGGGGATTAAATCTCAATTAGTTCTTTCCCTCAAATATAAAGGCAAAAACCGTCAACCGATCATTACTACCCTCACCAGAGTCAGTAAACCGGGCCTGCGAGTTTATTCCAATAGTAAAGACTTACCTCGCGTCCTCGGTGGCATTGGCATCGCCATTGTTTCCACCTCTAAAGGCATTATGACCGATCGCGAAGCGCGTAAACAAAACGTTGGCGGCGAAGTCCTTTGCTACATCTGGTAA
- the rplE gene encoding 50S ribosomal protein L5 yields MSQKLKTTYQETIVPKLKEQFGYTNIHQVPKVIKITVNRGLGEASQNAKALESSKEELSTITGQQPVVTRAKKAIAGFKIREGMPVGVMVTLRGDRMYAFLDRLINLALPRIRDFRGISGNSFDGRGNYSLGIREQLIFPEIEYDKIDQIRGMDISIITTAKNDEEGRALLKEMGMPFR; encoded by the coding sequence ATGAGCCAAAAACTAAAAACCACCTATCAAGAAACCATTGTTCCGAAACTGAAAGAACAATTTGGTTATACCAATATCCACCAAGTACCTAAAGTTATCAAAATTACTGTTAACCGCGGCCTTGGGGAAGCTTCACAGAACGCCAAAGCTTTGGAGTCTTCCAAGGAGGAACTGTCCACCATCACCGGACAACAACCGGTAGTGACTAGAGCTAAAAAAGCGATCGCTGGCTTCAAAATTCGCGAAGGAATGCCCGTGGGTGTGATGGTGACATTGCGCGGCGATCGAATGTACGCTTTTTTAGACCGTCTAATTAATCTGGCCTTACCACGTATTCGCGACTTTCGCGGTATCAGCGGTAACAGTTTTGATGGTCGTGGTAACTACAGTTTAGGCATTCGTGAACAGTTGATCTTCCCCGAAATTGAATACGACAAAATCGATCAAATTCGCGGGATGGACATCTCAATCATCACCACCGCTAAAAACGACGAAGAAGGACGCGCCCTCCTCAAAGAGATGGGAATGCCCTTTAGATAA
- the rplX gene encoding 50S ribosomal protein L24, with protein sequence MSKKNSQTPPQRQKMHVKKGDVVQVIAGSDKGKVGEILRALPQESTVVVKGVNIRTKHTKPQQEGESGQILTYEAPIHSSKVMLYSEKKKIASRVGYTFTEDGRKVRILKKTGEIID encoded by the coding sequence ATGAGTAAGAAAAACAGTCAAACCCCACCCCAAAGGCAAAAAATGCACGTTAAAAAAGGGGATGTTGTGCAAGTAATCGCCGGTTCCGATAAGGGCAAAGTGGGCGAAATTTTACGGGCCTTACCCCAAGAAAGTACCGTGGTGGTCAAAGGAGTTAATATCCGCACCAAACATACTAAACCCCAACAGGAAGGGGAATCGGGTCAAATCCTTACCTACGAAGCACCGATTCACAGTTCCAAAGTGATGCTCTATTCCGAGAAGAAAAAAATCGCCAGTCGGGTGGGTTATACCTTTACCGAAGACGGTCGGAAAGTGCGGATACTGAAGAAAACTGGCGAAATTATTGATTAG
- the rpsQ gene encoding 30S ribosomal protein S17: MAVKERVGVVVSDKMDKTVVVAIENRSPHPKYGKIVVKTQKFKAHDEENQAKQGDRVRIRETRPLSKTKRWTVAEILTDN; this comes from the coding sequence ATGGCAGTTAAAGAAAGAGTTGGGGTAGTGGTCAGCGACAAAATGGATAAAACCGTAGTGGTAGCCATTGAAAACCGCTCTCCTCACCCTAAATACGGCAAAATCGTCGTTAAAACCCAGAAATTTAAGGCTCACGACGAAGAAAATCAAGCCAAACAAGGCGATCGAGTTCGTATCCGTGAAACCCGCCCCCTCAGTAAAACCAAACGTTGGACAGTGGCGGAAATATTAACCGATAATTAA
- the rpmC gene encoding 50S ribosomal protein L29 produces the protein MALPKIAEVRKMSDDEIADAILAAKKKLFELRLQQATRRLEKTHEFKHTRHRLGQLLTVERERQLAQSTPEA, from the coding sequence ATGGCTCTACCAAAAATCGCCGAAGTGAGGAAGATGAGCGATGACGAAATCGCTGACGCTATCCTCGCTGCCAAAAAGAAACTGTTTGAATTGCGTTTGCAGCAGGCCACCCGCCGCTTGGAAAAAACCCACGAATTCAAACACACCCGCCACCGTCTTGGCCAATTATTGACCGTAGAACGGGAGCGCCAACTAGCCCAGTCCACCCCGGAGGCATAA
- the rplP gene encoding 50S ribosomal protein L16: MLSPKRTKFRKQQRGRMRGLATGGNTINFGDFALQATEPCWITSRQIEAARRAMTRYIRRGGKIWIRVFPDKPVTQRAAETRMGSGKGSPEFWVAVVKPGFIMFEIAGVAEPVAREAMRLAAQKLPIKTKFITREEDFV, encoded by the coding sequence ATGTTAAGTCCCAAAAGAACAAAATTCCGCAAACAACAGCGCGGACGGATGCGCGGGCTGGCCACCGGCGGAAATACGATTAATTTCGGCGATTTCGCCCTGCAAGCCACCGAACCCTGTTGGATTACTTCCCGTCAAATCGAAGCGGCCAGACGGGCAATGACTCGTTATATTCGTCGGGGTGGCAAAATCTGGATCCGCGTTTTTCCCGATAAACCCGTCACCCAACGGGCCGCAGAAACTCGGATGGGTTCCGGGAAAGGTTCCCCCGAATTCTGGGTGGCTGTGGTTAAACCGGGGTTCATTATGTTTGAGATTGCCGGGGTAGCCGAACCGGTAGCCCGGGAAGCAATGCGCCTAGCCGCCCAAAAATTACCGATTAAGACCAAATTTATCACTCGCGAGGAGGATTTTGTCTAA
- the rpsC gene encoding 30S ribosomal protein S3 translates to MGQKIHPLGFRLGVIKDHKSCWYADAKRYPELLQEDRRIREYVEKNLANAGIADIRIERKADQVDISIHTARPGVVVGRGGTGIEQLRLGLQKALGGQRQIRINVIEVARVDADANLIAEYIAQQLERRVSFRRVVRQAIQRAQRAEVKGIKIQVSGRLNGAEIARTEWVREGRVPLHTLRADIDYSYKTASTIYGILGVKVWIFKGEIIPGQEEIAAAVPAQAPRRQQRRRQQFEDRSSEG, encoded by the coding sequence ATGGGACAAAAAATCCATCCCCTCGGTTTTCGTCTCGGCGTTATCAAAGATCACAAATCTTGCTGGTATGCCGACGCGAAACGTTACCCCGAACTACTGCAAGAAGATCGCCGCATTCGTGAATACGTCGAGAAAAACCTCGCTAATGCTGGTATCGCCGATATTCGCATCGAACGTAAGGCCGACCAAGTAGATATCTCCATCCACACCGCCCGCCCCGGGGTCGTCGTCGGTCGTGGTGGCACGGGAATCGAACAGCTGCGCCTAGGTTTGCAAAAAGCCCTCGGTGGCCAGCGTCAAATTCGCATTAACGTCATCGAAGTGGCTCGCGTGGATGCCGATGCCAATCTGATCGCCGAATACATCGCCCAACAACTAGAAAGACGGGTTTCCTTCCGTCGTGTGGTGCGGCAAGCCATCCAACGGGCGCAAAGGGCCGAAGTCAAAGGGATCAAAATCCAAGTTAGCGGTCGTCTCAACGGGGCGGAAATCGCTCGCACCGAATGGGTGCGGGAAGGACGGGTTCCCCTGCATACCCTGCGCGCCGATATTGATTACTCCTATAAAACCGCCAGCACCATCTACGGGATTCTAGGCGTGAAAGTTTGGATCTTTAAGGGCGAAATTATCCCCGGCCAAGAAGAAATTGCCGCCGCCGTTCCCGCTCAAGCACCGCGCCGTCAACAGCGTCGACGTCAACAGTTTGAAGATCGCTCTAGCGAAGGCTGA
- the rplV gene encoding 50S ribosomal protein L22: MTIDTSNEVKAIARYIRMSPLKVRRVLDQIRGRSYREALIILEFMPYRACDPILKVLRSAVANAENNEGLDPATLVVSQAFADGGPTLKRFRPRAQGRAYQIRKPTCHITVAVAPSNED; encoded by the coding sequence ATGACCATCGATACCTCTAACGAAGTCAAAGCGATCGCCCGCTATATTCGGATGTCACCCCTGAAAGTCAGACGGGTACTCGATCAGATTCGCGGCCGCTCCTATCGGGAAGCCCTAATTATTCTCGAATTTATGCCCTACCGGGCCTGTGACCCGATTCTCAAAGTCCTGCGTTCCGCCGTTGCCAACGCCGAAAATAACGAAGGACTCGATCCCGCCACTTTGGTGGTTAGCCAAGCCTTTGCCGATGGCGGACCGACCCTAAAACGTTTTCGACCCCGGGCCCAAGGCCGCGCCTACCAAATTCGCAAACCCACCTGTCATATCACCGTCGCCGTCGCTCCTAGCAACGAAGACTAA
- the rpsS gene encoding 30S ribosomal protein S19: protein MGRSLKKGPFVAGHLMEKIEKLNAQGSKQVIKTWSRASTIIPDMVGHTIAVHNGKQHVPVYVSEQMVGHKLGEFAPTRTFRGHAKSDKKAGRK from the coding sequence ATGGGTCGTTCACTGAAAAAGGGGCCATTTGTCGCCGGCCACCTGATGGAAAAAATCGAAAAACTCAACGCACAGGGCAGTAAACAAGTGATTAAAACTTGGTCCCGTGCCTCGACAATCATTCCCGATATGGTCGGTCACACGATCGCCGTTCACAACGGCAAACAGCACGTTCCCGTCTATGTTTCCGAGCAGATGGTCGGTCATAAACTCGGTGAATTCGCTCCCACCCGCACCTTCCGCGGCCACGCCAAGAGCGACAAAAAAGCAGGACGGAAATAA
- the rplB gene encoding 50S ribosomal protein L2 → MGIRSFRPLTPGTRQAAISDFKEITKTEPEKSLTHHKHSKQGRNNRGVVTSRHRGGGHKRLYRIIDFRRDKRDIPATVAAIEYDPNRNARIALLFYKDGEKRYIIAPAGLGVGDTVIAGENAPFEVGNALPLSRIPLGTEVHNIELVPGRGGQMVRAAGGFAQVVAKEGDYVTIRLPSKEVRMIRRECYATIGKVGNAEARNISLGKAGRTRHRGQRPHVRGSVMNPVDHPHGGGEGRAPIGRSGPMTPWGKPALGRKTRNKKKRSSDLIVRRRNQG, encoded by the coding sequence ATGGGTATTCGTTCTTTTAGACCTTTAACCCCCGGGACAAGGCAGGCGGCGATCTCCGACTTTAAAGAGATCACCAAAACCGAACCAGAAAAGTCCCTAACTCATCACAAACACAGTAAACAGGGGCGGAATAATCGCGGTGTCGTTACCAGTCGTCACCGGGGCGGCGGCCATAAACGCCTCTACCGGATTATCGATTTTCGTCGCGATAAACGGGATATTCCCGCCACAGTAGCGGCGATCGAGTACGATCCTAACCGTAACGCCCGCATTGCCCTGCTTTTCTACAAAGACGGGGAAAAACGCTACATCATCGCCCCCGCTGGTTTAGGCGTTGGTGATACCGTCATCGCCGGAGAAAACGCTCCCTTCGAGGTCGGTAACGCCCTACCCTTAAGTCGCATCCCCCTAGGGACAGAAGTTCATAACATCGAACTCGTCCCCGGTCGCGGTGGTCAAATGGTGCGGGCCGCTGGTGGTTTCGCCCAAGTGGTAGCCAAAGAAGGCGATTACGTTACCATCCGCCTCCCCTCCAAAGAAGTACGCATGATCCGGCGCGAATGCTACGCCACCATCGGAAAAGTCGGTAACGCCGAAGCGAGAAATATCAGTCTCGGTAAAGCCGGTCGTACCCGTCACCGCGGTCAACGACCTCATGTTCGGGGGAGCGTCATGAACCCAGTCGATCACCCGCACGGAGGTGGAGAGGGTCGCGCTCCGATCGGACGTTCTGGACCGATGACTCCTTGGGGTAAACCCGCCCTCGGTCGCAAAACTCGCAACAAGAAAAAACGCAGTAGCGATCTGATCGTGCGCCGTCGTAACCAGGGTTAG